The following are from one region of the Treponema denticola genome:
- a CDS encoding McrB family protein, whose protein sequence is MTDISFKTLGDLVDKINKELGNFTKEFRYERKKFTSSARASSQGKLFTYSDSSRDWAINEGGGTEVQYHIYYRENCIGYGIGFNTQYVPFANEKSPIEYMQPFVNAYLLLRDCPVVKKLKTKGFKEYFSKEDLLNLQDQEYYLFAKKIQCKANTITEKDFHQMIIDLKADLFDLYCQIFTKRNENMEMLKQQVKITPDIKELLNMRYNIILHGAPGTGKTFTARQIAAQMMFDKIYENLTDDEKNQIGFVQFHPSYDYTDFVEGLRPKKEVGQKEIGFERKNGVFKDFCEKTILAGNEAGTDNFEKSWNELIDKLNDDIRIEIPLVSGKGSFEVELNEYGEGLTTRTYNSDEDKKSGNWIRGQSKFFSKEQLYNIYKGLKGIPSRGHDNYRKAIVAEMKKSFKLEDYNKGTPKEEAPKFIFIIDEINRGDMSKIFGELFFSVDPAYRGTNGKVLTQYQNLIEDRDTFKNGFYIPDNVYIIGTMNDIDRSVESMDFAMRRRFVFYEITAKDSAEAMGIDYSTASPMKKLNDAIEKELGSDYQIGGSYFKEYKDKLNDTNALQELWKNNLKGLLREYLRGQRDAKTKLDEFESVFYGTNTDNGQQQQNA, encoded by the coding sequence ATGACGGATATAAGTTTTAAAACTCTTGGCGATTTGGTAGATAAAATAAACAAAGAGTTAGGCAATTTTACAAAGGAATTTCGTTATGAAAGGAAAAAATTCACCAGTAGTGCCAGAGCTTCATCTCAAGGAAAGCTATTTACTTATTCCGATTCTTCAAGAGATTGGGCAATAAACGAAGGTGGAGGTACCGAAGTTCAATATCATATTTATTATAGAGAAAATTGTATAGGCTATGGTATTGGATTCAATACACAATATGTTCCCTTTGCTAATGAAAAATCTCCAATCGAATATATGCAGCCTTTTGTAAATGCGTATTTATTGTTAAGAGATTGTCCAGTAGTAAAGAAGCTAAAAACAAAAGGTTTTAAAGAATATTTCTCAAAAGAAGATTTGTTAAATCTTCAAGATCAAGAATACTATCTTTTTGCAAAAAAAATACAATGTAAAGCAAATACTATCACAGAAAAAGATTTTCATCAGATGATTATAGATCTAAAAGCTGACTTATTTGACCTATATTGTCAAATATTTACTAAAAGGAATGAAAACATGGAAATGCTAAAACAACAGGTAAAAATAACTCCTGATATAAAAGAATTATTAAATATGAGGTACAATATCATCCTGCATGGAGCACCCGGCACGGGAAAGACATTTACAGCGCGCCAAATTGCTGCACAAATGATGTTTGACAAAATATATGAAAATTTAACTGATGATGAAAAAAATCAAATAGGATTTGTTCAATTTCATCCTTCCTATGATTATACGGATTTTGTGGAGGGGTTACGGCCTAAAAAAGAAGTAGGGCAAAAAGAAATTGGCTTTGAACGAAAAAACGGAGTATTTAAAGACTTCTGTGAAAAAACGATACTTGCAGGCAATGAGGCAGGAACCGATAATTTTGAAAAAAGTTGGAATGAATTGATTGATAAACTAAATGATGATATTCGTATAGAAATTCCGTTAGTTTCCGGTAAAGGTTCGTTTGAAGTTGAATTGAATGAGTATGGCGAAGGACTGACAACACGAACATATAATTCAGATGAGGATAAAAAATCCGGTAATTGGATAAGAGGACAGTCAAAATTTTTCTCAAAAGAGCAGCTTTATAATATTTACAAAGGTTTAAAAGGCATCCCCAGCAGGGGACATGATAATTATCGTAAAGCAATAGTTGCGGAAATGAAAAAAAGTTTTAAATTGGAAGATTATAACAAAGGAACCCCAAAGGAAGAAGCTCCGAAATTTATTTTTATTATTGATGAAATTAACCGTGGTGATATGTCAAAAATATTCGGTGAATTATTCTTTTCTGTTGATCCTGCTTATCGAGGAACAAACGGTAAAGTATTAACTCAATATCAAAATTTAATAGAAGACCGAGATACTTTCAAAAACGGTTTTTATATTCCTGATAATGTCTATATTATTGGGACAATGAATGATATTGACCGTTCTGTTGAAAGTATGGATTTTGCAATGCGCCGTAGATTTGTTTTTTATGAAATCACCGCTAAAGATAGTGCAGAAGCAATGGGAATAGATTATAGTACTGCAAGTCCGATGAAAAAATTGAATGATGCTATAGAAAAGGAACTTGGCAGTGATTACCAAATTGGCGGTTCATATTTCAAGGAATATAAGGATAAGCTAAACGACACAAATGCATTACAGGAACTGTGGAAAAATAATCTCAAAGGATTGCTTCGAGAATACTTGCGTGGACAAAGAGATGCTAAAACTAAATTAGATGAGTTTGAGAGTGTTTTCTATGGAACTAATACGGATAACGGACAACAGCAGCAAAACGCTTAA
- a CDS encoding KHG/KDPG aldolase/sugar kinase fusion protein encodes MNKIFKQIEKIGIVPVIVLDNEKDALPLGKALSAAGLFCAEITFRTEAAEKAIQVFSKDFPDFLVGAGTVLSPEQADKAIAAGAKFIVSPGLNPKVVEHCIKSGYPIIPGVSTAGEIEQAMSFGLEVVKFFPAEAAGGLKFIKAISAPYPNIKFMPTGGINAQNIAEYAAFSKVIACGGSWMVSKELISSKDFKKIEEESAIALQIVKEARNPKKDPSTLTTFSYPKTSTEKKASTSNENSLNGSIETNQAPKVITMGEIMLRLSPTGFNRFVQADALELVFGGAEANVAVSLANFGMQSSYITKLPSHEIGQAAVNSLRRYGVDVSGIIRGGKRIGIYFLEKGASQRASKVIYDRANSAIAEASPSDFNWKEIFKGASWFHFTGITPALSKNAAEICLEACKTARSMGITVSCDLNYRKKLWTPDEAKETMSSICEFVDICISNEEDADKVFGITSKNTDVSSGKLNEKGYKEVAEKLCKKFGFQKVGITLRESISASENNWSAMLYTKGKAYFSKKYTMQVVDRLGGGDSFAAALICAELKGFKPQKQIDFASAASCLKHSINGDFNQVSFDEVLTLAQGDASGRVQR; translated from the coding sequence ATGAATAAAATCTTTAAACAAATAGAAAAAATAGGTATTGTACCCGTCATCGTTTTAGACAATGAAAAAGACGCTCTTCCATTGGGAAAAGCCCTCTCTGCCGCCGGCCTTTTTTGTGCCGAAATCACATTTAGAACGGAAGCAGCCGAAAAAGCTATTCAAGTTTTTTCAAAAGACTTTCCGGATTTTCTTGTAGGAGCAGGCACGGTTCTCTCCCCGGAACAAGCCGACAAAGCTATCGCTGCAGGAGCAAAATTCATTGTCAGCCCCGGACTCAATCCCAAGGTTGTAGAGCATTGCATTAAGTCAGGCTATCCGATAATTCCGGGAGTTTCCACCGCGGGAGAAATCGAACAGGCTATGAGCTTCGGTCTTGAAGTAGTCAAGTTTTTTCCGGCTGAGGCTGCAGGGGGATTAAAATTTATAAAGGCTATTTCCGCACCGTACCCGAATATAAAATTTATGCCGACCGGAGGAATAAACGCTCAAAATATTGCGGAATATGCAGCCTTTTCAAAGGTAATAGCCTGCGGCGGAAGCTGGATGGTTTCAAAAGAGCTTATATCTTCAAAAGATTTTAAAAAGATAGAAGAAGAGTCAGCCATTGCATTACAAATAGTAAAAGAGGCTCGTAATCCTAAAAAAGATCCAAGCACTTTAACTACATTTTCATACCCAAAAACTTCAACAGAAAAAAAGGCCTCAACATCAAATGAGAACTCTTTAAACGGAAGCATCGAAACAAACCAAGCACCCAAAGTTATAACCATGGGCGAAATTATGCTCCGCCTTTCCCCCACAGGCTTTAACCGCTTTGTTCAAGCCGATGCCCTGGAATTGGTTTTCGGTGGGGCGGAGGCAAATGTCGCGGTTTCTTTAGCCAACTTCGGAATGCAGTCCTCATACATAACAAAACTGCCGTCCCATGAGATAGGCCAAGCGGCAGTAAACTCTTTGCGCCGGTACGGGGTAGATGTTTCAGGCATAATCCGCGGAGGGAAGCGTATAGGTATCTATTTTTTAGAAAAGGGAGCATCCCAACGTGCCTCCAAGGTAATATATGACAGGGCTAATTCTGCCATTGCCGAAGCCTCACCGAGCGACTTTAATTGGAAAGAAATTTTTAAAGGAGCCTCATGGTTCCATTTTACAGGGATCACTCCCGCTTTAAGCAAAAATGCTGCCGAAATTTGCCTTGAAGCCTGCAAAACGGCAAGGTCAATGGGTATTACCGTTTCATGCGACCTCAACTACCGCAAAAAACTTTGGACTCCCGATGAAGCAAAAGAAACCATGAGCAGTATCTGCGAGTTTGTCGATATCTGTATTTCAAATGAAGAAGATGCAGACAAGGTTTTCGGTATAACCTCAAAAAACACGGACGTAAGCTCGGGCAAACTGAATGAAAAAGGCTATAAAGAGGTTGCTGAAAAACTATGCAAAAAATTCGGTTTTCAAAAAGTAGGAATAACTTTAAGAGAATCCATCTCAGCTAGCGAAAACAACTGGTCAGCCATGCTTTATACAAAAGGCAAGGCCTATTTCAGCAAAAAATACACAATGCAGGTTGTTGACAGACTAGGGGGCGGAGACAGTTTTGCCGCAGCCTTAATCTGTGCCGAACTAAAAGGCTTTAAACCTCAAAAACAAATCGACTTTGCTTCAGCCGCCTCTTGCTTAAAGCACTCCATAAACGGCGACTTTAACCAAGTTTCTTTTGATGAAGTTTTAACTCTTGCCCAAGGAGATGCTTCAGGAAGGGTGCAGAGGTAA
- a CDS encoding McrC family protein, with the protein MELIRITDNSSKTLNLSKSTISDLQAIANIPLENIKERYPGLLVFPQSFGEYGDNLGSQYICSLNDKTIGTGNLMGFVGYNSTELSICSRFADNNGNDFFLHYLLQKTLCQYVFDLKHSYHEITIFDFLLYLFPYYFNKALSQGLFREYRQFHYNDSKAKGSIEINRHIQQNISFTGKIAYSTREYSYDNRIIQLIRHTIEYIKTLPFGKNLLLGHETQQNIRLIIDNTSSYSRQDLRKVFTENLREIQHPYYTEYSSLQKICLQILKYEGLKYDDNTHTQIYGILFDGAWLWEEYLAEVLQNDFKHYTSENSNFKLLEYRGERKQKIIPDYISKDKRIVADAKYIPLNKSSSYGEDRATAIYYKTVMYMLRFSSKHGILFYPCKDKSEPKKYKIMDTDNYLTEVPFMIPMEQTNTYNDYCNQMLMEEENFKILIFENA; encoded by the coding sequence ATGGAACTAATACGGATAACGGACAACAGCAGCAAAACGCTTAATCTATCAAAGAGTACAATTTCCGATTTACAAGCCATAGCTAATATTCCATTGGAAAATATAAAAGAGAGATATCCCGGTCTTTTGGTTTTTCCGCAAAGTTTTGGTGAATACGGAGATAATTTGGGCTCCCAATATATCTGCTCTTTAAACGATAAAACAATTGGAACAGGAAATTTAATGGGGTTTGTTGGCTATAATTCCACAGAACTTAGTATTTGTTCCCGTTTTGCCGATAACAATGGAAATGATTTTTTTCTGCACTATCTTCTGCAAAAGACATTGTGTCAATATGTTTTTGATTTAAAACATTCTTATCATGAAATAACTATTTTTGATTTTTTGCTATATTTATTTCCATATTATTTTAACAAGGCCTTATCTCAAGGTTTATTCAGAGAGTATAGGCAATTTCATTACAATGATAGTAAAGCAAAAGGTTCTATAGAAATAAATAGGCATATACAGCAAAATATTTCTTTCACAGGGAAAATCGCATATAGTACTAGAGAATATAGTTACGATAACCGTATTATTCAATTAATTAGACATACAATCGAATACATCAAAACTTTGCCTTTTGGTAAGAATTTGTTACTTGGACACGAAACACAACAAAATATAAGATTAATAATTGATAATACTTCATCTTATTCGCGTCAAGACTTACGCAAAGTATTTACAGAGAATTTAAGAGAAATCCAACACCCATATTATACAGAGTACAGTTCATTGCAAAAAATATGCTTACAGATTCTTAAATATGAAGGTTTAAAGTACGATGATAATACGCATACCCAAATTTATGGAATACTTTTTGATGGAGCATGGTTGTGGGAAGAATATCTAGCAGAAGTATTACAAAATGATTTTAAACATTACACTTCAGAAAATAGCAACTTCAAACTACTAGAATACAGAGGTGAAAGAAAACAAAAAATTATTCCTGATTATATTTCAAAAGATAAGAGAATCGTGGCTGATGCTAAATATATCCCATTGAATAAAAGTTCTTCATATGGGGAAGATCGGGCAACTGCTATTTATTATAAAACAGTTATGTATATGCTGAGATTTTCTTCTAAGCATGGTATTTTGTTTTATCCTTGTAAAGATAAATCAGAACCTAAGAAATATAAAATCATGGATACTGATAACTACTTAACCGAAGTACCATTTATGATACCTATGGAACAAACAAATACATATAATGATTATTGTAACCAAATGTTAATGGAAGAAGAAAATTTCAAAATACTTATTTTTGAAAATGCCTAA
- a CDS encoding TRL-like family protein, whose translation MKKIALVLFVVLAAILIASCSTVAPVAGASGVVGRKTGEASQAFVFAFPLKGEGGIAQAAKNGGITKVGTVDVRINWPASPIIPYVVVTTVVTGE comes from the coding sequence ATGAAAAAAATTGCTTTAGTTTTGTTTGTTGTACTTGCTGCTATTTTAATTGCATCATGTTCGACAGTAGCACCTGTTGCAGGTGCTTCAGGTGTTGTAGGACGAAAAACCGGTGAAGCTTCTCAAGCCTTTGTTTTTGCATTCCCTTTAAAAGGTGAAGGCGGAATTGCTCAAGCTGCAAAAAATGGCGGTATCACAAAAGTAGGAACGGTTGATGTTAGAATAAATTGGCCTGCAAGCCCTATTATTCCCTATGTTGTTGTAACTACAGTTGTTACGGGAGAATAA
- a CDS encoding adenylate/guanylate cyclase domain-containing protein, which produces MTVEKKRLFLGSIPFFCLFILLYLTNLFKLVYEQKIIDLEVKNGKVSIPANTLSESSLFSLSGDFYYTPNRFYSLKNSPEESYAKVPGDFASKDLGNVFGYGSYGLELYGLDPGIIYAIHVPHIFSSCSIIINGIDLQSQGQPGIDRETENPGTRSSQIAFRPLKDGTANIVINVSNFFNNKGYISSPIILGEASQIGIMFRGDLIFYGTIFAVTFSVALFFFMLSFFYKNSSFVIWFALTSMVLAVRGIFFYPHIFMILFPDIPWIATFIIRYITVPLPIILFTVFISTALKLRYKIPYIIILSVSILYAISTIVLPPEVSTFLLIYYQVFALFCVSYIIAIAIIGLKKKKEFSVWIFIATAVLFLFGVYDLLVSLGIIPGDFFIQIGTVFAVIILSIMVLDDYSGSINKIEDLSVEMQLINRSLVRFVPDQIVELLNKKSITDVNLGDSVELTMPILSIDIRSFTHTSEKLAPNQVFELLNEYFALVAPIVRKYNGVITKYLGDGFFALFPDGANAALSCGIAIQRAIRDNGIAVPNASPIKVGIGIDMGDILLGIIGNSTRMDSIIISNSYHIAEVLQESTKKYCSCMIISDRIYDAINDISEHYIRPIQRVKNSSNKETFLYEVYDCDDDLIRDLKHSTQDYMKNALKALSNEGAESAAKYFDKVLSIFPDDPVSLYYKKIFEKINSR; this is translated from the coding sequence ATGACGGTAGAAAAGAAAAGGTTGTTTTTAGGGTCTATTCCTTTTTTTTGTTTATTTATTCTTTTGTATCTAACTAATTTGTTTAAACTTGTTTATGAACAAAAAATCATAGATTTGGAAGTAAAAAACGGTAAGGTGTCTATTCCCGCTAATACATTATCAGAGTCCTCTCTTTTTTCTTTAAGCGGAGATTTTTATTATACGCCTAATCGGTTTTATTCTTTAAAAAATAGCCCTGAAGAATCTTATGCTAAGGTTCCCGGTGATTTTGCAAGCAAGGATCTAGGGAATGTATTCGGTTACGGTTCTTACGGTTTAGAATTATATGGGCTAGATCCCGGTATCATTTATGCAATTCATGTCCCACATATTTTTAGCAGCTGCAGTATTATAATAAATGGAATAGATCTTCAAAGTCAGGGACAGCCCGGTATAGATCGGGAGACGGAAAATCCGGGAACCAGATCGTCTCAAATAGCCTTTAGACCCTTAAAAGACGGAACAGCCAATATAGTTATTAATGTTTCCAATTTTTTTAACAATAAAGGTTATATTTCTTCTCCGATTATTTTGGGCGAAGCTTCTCAAATAGGAATAATGTTTAGAGGGGATTTGATCTTTTACGGTACTATATTTGCCGTAACTTTTTCGGTTGCCTTATTTTTCTTCATGCTTTCGTTTTTTTATAAAAACTCTTCCTTTGTAATTTGGTTTGCATTAACGTCCATGGTTTTAGCTGTTAGGGGAATTTTCTTTTATCCTCATATTTTTATGATTTTGTTTCCGGACATTCCTTGGATTGCTACTTTTATTATTAGGTATATTACCGTTCCTCTGCCTATAATTTTATTTACTGTTTTTATAAGTACGGCTTTAAAATTACGATATAAAATTCCTTACATAATTATATTATCCGTATCGATTTTATACGCTATTTCCACCATAGTTCTTCCGCCTGAAGTTTCAACGTTTTTATTGATTTACTACCAAGTTTTTGCTTTGTTTTGTGTAAGTTATATTATCGCTATTGCAATAATAGGCTTGAAAAAAAAGAAAGAATTTTCCGTATGGATATTTATTGCGACAGCAGTATTGTTTTTATTCGGTGTTTATGACTTGTTGGTTTCTTTAGGCATTATACCGGGAGATTTTTTTATTCAGATAGGGACTGTTTTTGCGGTTATCATATTATCGATAATGGTATTGGATGATTATTCCGGTTCAATAAATAAAATAGAAGATCTAAGTGTAGAAATGCAACTTATAAATAGATCTCTTGTTCGATTCGTGCCTGATCAAATTGTAGAACTGTTAAATAAAAAATCCATAACGGATGTTAATCTTGGAGATAGCGTTGAGCTTACAATGCCCATCCTTTCGATAGATATCCGCTCCTTTACTCACACTTCAGAAAAACTTGCACCTAATCAAGTTTTTGAATTATTGAATGAGTATTTTGCATTGGTAGCTCCAATTGTTCGGAAATATAATGGTGTAATAACAAAATACTTGGGGGACGGCTTTTTTGCTTTATTTCCTGACGGAGCGAATGCTGCTCTTTCGTGCGGAATAGCTATACAAAGGGCTATTCGAGATAATGGAATTGCTGTTCCCAACGCATCCCCTATAAAAGTAGGTATAGGAATTGATATGGGGGATATTCTTTTAGGTATCATCGGTAATTCAACACGAATGGATAGTATTATTATTTCCAATTCTTACCACATTGCAGAAGTTTTGCAGGAATCCACAAAAAAATATTGTTCCTGTATGATTATTTCCGATAGAATTTATGATGCCATCAATGATATTTCCGAGCATTATATTAGGCCTATACAAAGGGTTAAAAACTCATCGAACAAGGAAACTTTCTTATATGAAGTTTATGATTGCGATGATGATCTTATTCGCGATTTAAAGCATAGCACTCAGGATTATATGAAAAATGCTTTAAAAGCTTTATCGAATGAAGGGGCTGAATCTGCAGCTAAATATTTTGATAAGGTTTTGAGTATATTTCCGGACGATCCTGTGTCTCTCTATTATAAAAAAATATTTGAAAAAATCAATTCACGATAA
- a CDS encoding adenylate/guanylate cyclase domain-containing protein, with product MKKFTLIFICSLFLASCIKPAEPTLNAVVKGVFDAENISVGDIQVLEGEWIFIPNEFVEPLEDFGKYTRYENINTSWHKYGDGLSIYGYGTYALRIKNLSTNGVYAIKTATVSSAFIAYLEGEEIYRSGVVGNSREFEKFNWDAPFITLPTFGKEEVTLVFHVSNFNDNKAGFVKPIEFGFYSDLLNAKNASVLTLTILAGILLLAAAFFISLFIFYPKERQSLYFGLLAANFCLRICSYDEFLLTTIMPGISGETLFKIGYSTLSFGIIFVSLFIHNLFSKIKSKYLLILCAPAILYIMINIFAPMRASSELLHFAQVYVLLFAAYNVLTVMKAASRKDTSAILFLTGFSIFLLLSVRDILIANRIIQGFFLSHIGVLVLLIPMAIVVLHNFRDSSNRVIDMTKQIECINDALAKFVPNEFMNFLRKKHVDIKLGDNILKDMYIAFIHLGIYTGLGTEKERQSLLKIYNYTLANINPIIQAHNGFIDKYLTEGLMVLFHGSADDVIKCMLEIKSVVQFENMDREISKLPKIDLAIGVHYGRLMLGTIGEEERMDSTVISDVVNVASRLHFYALKKGVNIFISEVVKKNVTNLPINEVKFEYNGLVRFRGKDEPVRIYEVKKL from the coding sequence GTGAAAAAGTTCACTCTTATTTTTATCTGTTCTCTGTTTTTAGCTTCGTGTATAAAGCCTGCCGAGCCTACTTTAAATGCTGTTGTAAAAGGTGTTTTTGATGCGGAAAACATATCTGTAGGGGATATACAGGTACTGGAAGGAGAATGGATTTTTATTCCGAACGAATTTGTTGAACCGCTGGAAGATTTCGGTAAATATACCCGTTATGAGAATATAAATACGTCTTGGCATAAGTATGGAGACGGTCTTTCAATTTACGGATATGGGACCTATGCCTTAAGAATAAAAAATCTTTCTACAAATGGTGTATATGCAATAAAAACGGCAACGGTTTCTTCAGCTTTTATTGCATACCTTGAAGGGGAGGAAATTTATAGAAGCGGTGTTGTAGGTAATTCCCGTGAATTTGAAAAATTTAATTGGGATGCCCCTTTTATTACCCTTCCGACCTTTGGAAAGGAAGAGGTAACATTGGTTTTTCATGTTTCTAATTTTAACGATAATAAGGCTGGTTTTGTAAAACCCATAGAATTCGGCTTTTACTCTGACCTTTTAAATGCAAAAAATGCAAGTGTCTTAACTCTGACTATATTGGCCGGTATTCTTTTGCTGGCTGCTGCATTTTTTATCTCTTTGTTTATTTTTTATCCTAAAGAGCGTCAATCTCTTTATTTCGGTTTGTTGGCGGCTAATTTTTGTTTAAGAATTTGCAGCTATGATGAATTTTTACTTACAACAATAATGCCCGGTATTAGCGGGGAGACTCTTTTTAAAATAGGTTATAGCACACTTTCTTTCGGTATTATTTTTGTTTCATTGTTTATACATAACTTGTTTAGTAAAATTAAGAGCAAATATTTGCTTATACTGTGCGCTCCTGCAATATTATATATTATGATAAATATTTTTGCTCCTATGAGAGCCTCATCTGAGCTGCTCCATTTTGCTCAAGTATATGTTTTATTGTTTGCAGCGTATAATGTACTAACTGTTATGAAGGCCGCTTCACGAAAAGATACATCAGCAATTCTTTTTTTGACCGGGTTTTCAATTTTTTTACTTTTAAGTGTAAGGGATATTTTAATTGCAAATAGGATTATACAGGGCTTTTTTCTATCACATATAGGTGTTTTAGTCTTGCTGATTCCAATGGCTATTGTTGTTTTACATAATTTTAGGGACAGCTCGAATAGGGTTATCGATATGACGAAGCAGATAGAATGCATAAACGATGCTCTTGCAAAATTTGTTCCTAACGAATTTATGAATTTTTTAAGAAAAAAACACGTTGATATTAAGCTGGGAGATAATATTTTAAAAGACATGTATATAGCCTTCATTCATTTAGGTATTTATACAGGCTTGGGAACCGAAAAAGAAAGGCAGAGTCTTCTTAAAATTTATAATTATACTCTGGCAAATATCAATCCTATTATTCAAGCTCATAACGGATTTATCGACAAATATTTAACTGAAGGTTTAATGGTTCTTTTTCACGGTTCGGCAGATGATGTTATAAAGTGTATGCTTGAAATTAAATCCGTAGTTCAATTTGAAAATATGGATAGGGAAATAAGTAAATTGCCTAAAATAGACCTTGCTATAGGTGTTCATTATGGAAGACTTATGCTTGGTACTATTGGAGAGGAAGAAAGAATGGATAGCACCGTTATATCCGATGTTGTCAATGTTGCTTCCAGACTTCATTTTTATGCTCTAAAAAAAGGAGTAAATATTTTTATCAGCGAAGTTGTTAAAAAGAATGTAACGAATCTTCCAATAAATGAGGTTAAATTTGAATATAACGGCTTGGTACGATTTAGAGGAAAAGATGAACCGGTTAGAATATATGAGGTAAAAAAATTATGA